One genomic region from Cydia pomonella isolate Wapato2018A chromosome 4, ilCydPomo1, whole genome shotgun sequence encodes:
- the LOC133517164 gene encoding histone PARylation factor 1, with product MSDEWQAYVQDPRSICKYGDTCYQKNPDHHNKYKHPPANPKHKVDTHRGDKRFSPYTKETMKAESGEDRPQNAEKYGKRHKVSEYETNSTSNKNDPGKTEVPSPCENETKLCHVDVSYTDVMNQIPKDLTYHESTTEQSKYKELFLVEMPEDFFKFFECLKEENDGEKLLSSVNLQLIGPYELLLGKLPVLENKDLYLIHWRFFYDPPEFQAVLKSKDKSEFHIGYFRDDPSAEPVFLAHNDSSKGYHITPYASNIFGAVYLYLENQKKSPFTAMTYKKTMEKVKSWAEKHNYSIEEYNAKRRTNLSIAKTLHGAGIMVPYDKKTQLGYRRLAESDANLKKLFLKLAEAKFQNDKDKILSDLQPIITYANIAVDECDFGTGLEVGIDMFCSGLKELEASALNSLCSVYSLLNRAEFGTIIQAHLKCRRKGSDMSILSIGKTATHL from the exons ATGTCTGATGAGTGGCAAGCTTATGTTCAAGACCCTAGATCTATTTGTAAGTATGGGGACACATGTTATCAGAAAAATCCAGACCATCACAACAAATATAAGCATCCGCCTGCTAATCCGAAGCACAAAGTGGATACTCATAGAGGTGACAAGCGGTTCTCGCCTTATACCAAGGAAACTATGAAAGCTGAGTCTGGCGAAGACCGTCCTCAGAATGCTGAGAAATACGGCAAACGCCATAAAGTATCTGAGTACGAGACAAATAGTACATCTAATAAGAACGACCCTGGTAAGACAGAAGTACCAAGTCCTTGTGAAAATGAAACTAAACTATGCCATGTTGATGTGAGCTATACGGATGTTATGAACCAAATTCCAAAAGACCTAACCTATCATGAAAGTACAACCGAACAAAGTAAATACAAGGAGCTTTTCTTGGTTGAGATGCCAGAAGATTTCTTCAAATTCTTCGAGTGCTTGAAAGAAGAGAATGATGGTGAGAAATTATTATCAAGTGTTAATTTACAACTGATTGGGCCATATGAGTTGTTGTTAGGAAAGTTACCAGTCCTAGAGAACAAAGATCTATACTTGATACATTGGAGATTCTTCTATGATCCACCAGAGTTTCAG GCTGTCTTAAAGTCTAAGGACAAGAGTGAGTTTCACATTGGTTACTTCCGGGATGATCCGTCAGCTGAACCAGTGTTTCTTGCTCACAATGACTCCTCTAAGGGTTATCATATTACACCCTATGCCAGCAATATCTTTGGGGCAGTCTA TCTATACCTTGAAAATCAAAAGAAATCTCCTTTCACTGCCATGACATACAAGAAGACAATGGAAAAGGTAAAATCCTGGGCAGAGAAGCATAACTATTCAATAGAAGAGTACAATGCCAAAAGAAGAACCAACCTGAGCATAGCCAAGACACTGCATGGTGCGGGCATCATGGTGCCATATGACAAGAAGACACAGTTAGGCTATAGGCGTTTGGCAGAATCAGATG CAAATCTTAAGAAACTCTTCTTAAAACTGGCAGAAGCTAAATTTCAAAACGACAAGGATAAGATACTGTCAGATTTGCAGCCAATTATAACGTACGCCAACATAGCGGTGGACGAATGCGACTTCGGTACGGGTCTTGAAGTTGGGATTGACATGTTCTGTTCAGGACTGAAGGAGCTGGAAGCAAGTGCGCTGAACAGCCTCTGCTCGGTGTACTCTTTGCTGAACCGGGCGGAGTTTGGGACTATAATCCAG GCTCACCTAAAATGTCGTCGCAAAGGGTCAGACATGTCTATTCTCAGTATTGGTAAAACAGCAacacatttgtga